A genomic window from Methanobacterium sp. BRmetb2 includes:
- the frhG gene encoding coenzyme F420 hydrogenase subunit gamma — MLARIKEFLGMETKPTEEIGAEEEVEKVAEEKPKPRIGYIHLSGCTGDGMSLTENYDILAELLTNMVDIVYGQTLVDLWEMPEMDIALVEGSCCLQDEHSLHELKEVREKAGLVVAFGSCAATGCFTRYSRGGQQAQPAHESFVPIADLVKVDLAIPGCPPSPEIIAKTVVAAINGDMDYLQPMMDLVGYTEACGCDLQLKVVNQALCIGCGTCAMSCQTRALSMTNGRPELNEDRCIKCGICYTQCPRSWWPEERIKQDLGL, encoded by the coding sequence ATGTTAGCCCGAATAAAAGAATTTTTAGGAATGGAAACAAAGCCAACCGAAGAAATAGGTGCAGAAGAGGAGGTTGAAAAAGTGGCGGAAGAAAAACCTAAACCAAGAATAGGATACATCCACTTGAGTGGATGTACTGGAGATGGTATGTCGTTAACAGAGAATTACGACATTTTAGCAGAATTATTAACCAATATGGTGGACATAGTTTATGGACAAACTTTAGTAGACCTATGGGAAATGCCAGAAATGGACATTGCTCTGGTTGAAGGATCATGTTGTCTGCAAGATGAACACAGTTTACATGAACTTAAAGAAGTAAGGGAAAAAGCAGGATTAGTTGTAGCTTTTGGTTCATGTGCTGCTACCGGATGTTTCACCCGATACAGCAGAGGGGGACAGCAAGCACAGCCAGCTCACGAATCATTTGTTCCAATAGCGGATTTAGTTAAAGTAGACTTAGCAATACCCGGATGCCCACCATCACCAGAAATTATAGCTAAAACAGTAGTAGCTGCTATAAACGGTGATATGGATTACTTACAGCCTATGATGGATTTAGTAGGATACACAGAAGCATGTGGATGCGACTTACAACTTAAAGTTGTAAATCAAGCATTATGTATTGGATGTGGAACTTGTGCTATGTCCTGTCAGACCAGAGCACTCAGTATGACCAACGGAAGACCAGAACTTAATGAAGACAGATGTATAAAATGTGGTATTTGTTACACTCAATGTCCAAGAAGCTGGTGGCCAGAAGAAAGGATTAAACAGGATTTAGGATTATAG
- a CDS encoding proteasome assembly chaperone family protein — translation MRVKTQTECCTIISEDIEDAIVLEGSPGVGLVGNIVGWLLVEDLKMKEIGYIDSKYFPPLAVLYKGVAIHPFRIYESEGIVLFLSDFIVPPNVVYDMTNAIVDWMEKNSSKELITFNSMVVREKTQPAAGAANSPEALQKLANMELPILPFGNLNGLSGTLLTRCAVKNIPASCLFAEILNPYPDPRAAAGVIGTLNKMLNTEIDPEPLLKEAEEIESRLKKLAEEVQTGPGPESPIYS, via the coding sequence ATGAGAGTAAAAACTCAAACTGAGTGCTGTACCATAATATCAGAGGACATTGAAGATGCTATAGTTCTCGAAGGATCGCCAGGAGTAGGATTAGTAGGAAACATAGTGGGCTGGCTCTTAGTAGAAGACCTTAAAATGAAAGAAATTGGTTACATTGATTCCAAATACTTTCCCCCATTAGCCGTCCTTTACAAAGGCGTGGCAATCCATCCATTCAGGATATATGAATCTGAAGGCATAGTTCTATTCTTATCAGATTTTATAGTGCCACCGAATGTAGTTTATGATATGACCAATGCTATCGTTGATTGGATGGAAAAAAATAGCAGCAAAGAATTAATAACGTTTAACAGCATGGTTGTCCGAGAAAAAACCCAACCTGCCGCTGGAGCTGCAAATTCTCCAGAAGCTCTTCAAAAATTGGCTAACATGGAATTACCCATACTTCCATTCGGAAATTTAAATGGTTTATCTGGAACATTATTAACTAGATGTGCCGTAAAAAATATACCGGCATCATGTTTATTTGCTGAAATATTGAATCCTTATCCAGATCCAAGAGCAGCTGCAGGAGTCATTGGTACACTGAACAAAATGTTAAATACAGAAATTGACCCAGAACCACTCCTTAAAGAAGCAGAAGAAATCGAATCAAGACTCAAAAAACTTGCTGAAGAGGTTCAAACCGGACCAGGACCAGAATCTCCAATATATAGTTAA
- the frhA gene encoding coenzyme F420 hydrogenase subunit alpha — protein MSERIVISPTSRQEGHAELVMEVDDEGIVTKGRYFSITPVRGLETMVTGKAPETAPVMVQRICGVCPIPHTLASVEAMDDSLGIEPPKAGKLLRELTLCAHHINSHAIHQFLIAPDVVPENLFATAVNSVSEVRKTAQYVVDMVAGEGIHPSDVRIGGMARNISELARKKLYARLKQLTPKLNEHVELIIGLVADKGLPEGLGVHDQKTLATDVLYGDRNNFDLDRFTERMPESWYDDPEIAKRANSTVPLYDGRSVEVGPRARMVEYQGFKEKGVVAQHVARALEMKSALSRAIDILDELNTSAPAKVDFDVRGTGKLGVGAIEAPRGMDVHLAQVNDQGKTEFYSCLVPTTWNIPTMGPATEGFHHEFGPHVIRAYDPCLSCATHLIVIDDEDRSIIKNEMVRI, from the coding sequence TTGAGCGAAAGGATTGTTATATCGCCAACATCACGACAGGAAGGACACGCCGAATTGGTCATGGAAGTCGATGATGAAGGAATTGTAACTAAGGGGCGATACTTTAGTATTACTCCTGTTAGAGGGCTAGAAACGATGGTCACAGGTAAAGCTCCAGAAACAGCACCAGTAATGGTTCAGAGGATCTGTGGTGTATGTCCTATACCTCACACATTGGCATCTGTAGAAGCTATGGATGATTCATTAGGTATAGAACCACCAAAAGCTGGTAAACTTCTAAGAGAGTTAACCTTATGCGCACACCATATTAACAGCCACGCAATACATCAATTTTTGATTGCACCTGATGTTGTTCCAGAAAACTTGTTTGCTACAGCAGTGAACTCTGTTTCTGAAGTAAGAAAAACTGCTCAATACGTAGTTGATATGGTAGCTGGAGAAGGAATTCACCCATCTGATGTTAGAATCGGGGGAATGGCGAGAAATATAAGTGAACTGGCAAGGAAAAAATTATACGCCAGATTAAAACAACTTACACCGAAATTAAATGAACATGTAGAGTTAATTATAGGTTTAGTTGCTGATAAAGGCTTACCAGAAGGTTTAGGTGTACACGATCAGAAAACCTTAGCCACTGATGTTTTATACGGTGACCGGAACAACTTTGATTTAGATAGGTTCACGGAAAGAATGCCTGAAAGTTGGTACGATGACCCAGAAATAGCCAAAAGAGCCAACTCCACTGTGCCATTATATGATGGTAGAAGTGTTGAAGTAGGTCCAAGGGCCAGAATGGTTGAATATCAAGGTTTTAAAGAAAAAGGTGTTGTTGCTCAGCATGTAGCAAGAGCTTTAGAGATGAAATCGGCTTTATCTAGGGCGATAGATATATTGGATGAATTAAACACTTCAGCACCCGCTAAAGTTGACTTTGATGTCAGAGGTACAGGTAAACTGGGAGTAGGAGCTATTGAAGCACCTAGAGGTATGGATGTACATTTGGCTCAGGTAAATGATCAAGGTAAAACTGAATTCTACAGCTGTTTGGTTCCAACAACTTGGAACATACCAACTATGGGCCCTGCAACTGAAGGATTCCACCACGAATTTGGACCCCACGTAATAAGAGCATACGATCCATGTCTTTCTTGCGCTACACACCTTATAGTAATAGACGACGAAGACAGGAGCATTATTAAAAACGAAATGGTTAGGATTTAA
- a CDS encoding N-acetyltransferase, producing the protein MDYKIDEMRYKDWKRVSQIYKDGIDTGNATFETIFPSWDIWISNHIPKCNIVARREEKILGWAALSLTSNREAYSGVAEVSVYVSKKYQRKGVGLSLLRKLIELSENKCIWTLQAGIFPENQVSINLHKKCGFRIVGIREKIGKMDGIWRDVVLMERRSKIVGIDDE; encoded by the coding sequence ATGGATTACAAAATTGATGAAATGAGATATAAAGATTGGAAACGAGTCTCACAGATATATAAGGATGGCATTGATACAGGTAATGCAACTTTTGAAACAATTTTCCCTTCATGGGATATTTGGATTTCAAATCATATACCAAAATGTAATATAGTAGCACGTAGGGAAGAAAAGATTTTAGGATGGGCAGCATTATCCTTAACATCTAATAGAGAAGCATATTCTGGAGTAGCGGAAGTAAGTGTTTATGTGAGTAAAAAATATCAACGAAAAGGCGTTGGCTTATCTCTTCTCAGAAAACTAATAGAATTATCAGAGAATAAATGTATTTGGACATTACAAGCAGGAATATTTCCGGAGAACCAAGTCAGTATAAATTTACACAAAAAATGCGGTTTTAGAATTGTGGGTATTCGGGAAAAGATAGGAAAAATGGATGGTATTTGGCGAGATGTTGTTTTGATGGAACGACGTAGCAAAATAGTTGGTATTGATGATGAATAA
- the frhB gene encoding coenzyme F420 hydrogenase subunit beta, whose amino-acid sequence MVLGTYKEIVSARSTDKQIQNIAQDGGIVSALLSFALDEKIIEGAVVAGPGDDFWKPKPMVAMSSDEILAAAGTKYTFSPNVWMLKEAVRQYGLEKVGTVAIPCQTMGIRKTQSYPFGVRFLADKIKLVVGIYCMENFPFESLRTFISEKMGVSPELVEKMDIGKGKFWVYTQDDVLSIPLKETHGYEQNGCNVCLDYVAELADVSTGSVGSPDGWSTVITRTDAGDTVFKQAVEAGAIETKSIEDVKPGLGLLQKLSGDKKTKNQKTIDERKAMGLPVPF is encoded by the coding sequence ATGGTATTAGGAACATACAAAGAAATAGTTTCTGCAAGATCAACAGATAAACAAATCCAAAATATAGCACAGGATGGAGGAATTGTATCTGCTCTCCTATCATTTGCTCTAGATGAAAAAATTATCGAAGGTGCAGTAGTAGCTGGACCTGGAGACGACTTCTGGAAACCAAAACCAATGGTGGCCATGTCATCTGATGAGATACTAGCAGCAGCAGGTACGAAATACACGTTTTCACCTAACGTTTGGATGCTAAAAGAAGCTGTAAGACAATATGGTTTAGAAAAAGTAGGTACAGTTGCAATTCCATGCCAAACTATGGGTATAAGAAAAACGCAGTCCTATCCATTTGGTGTTAGATTCTTGGCTGATAAAATCAAATTAGTAGTCGGAATTTACTGTATGGAGAACTTCCCATTTGAATCTTTAAGAACATTCATATCTGAAAAAATGGGAGTTAGTCCAGAATTAGTGGAAAAAATGGATATAGGTAAAGGTAAATTCTGGGTTTACACTCAGGATGATGTTTTGAGTATACCACTCAAAGAAACCCATGGATACGAACAAAACGGATGTAATGTCTGTCTTGACTATGTAGCAGAACTTGCTGACGTATCTACAGGATCAGTTGGTTCTCCAGACGGATGGTCAACCGTTATTACCAGAACTGATGCTGGTGACACTGTATTTAAACAAGCTGTGGAAGCCGGTGCAATCGAAACTAAATCCATTGAGGATGTTAAACCTGGATTAGGATTACTCCAAAAACTTTCCGGTGACAAAAAAACTAAAAACCAGAAAACAATTGATGAAAGAAAAGCAATGGGCTTACCAGTCCCATTCTAA
- the frhD gene encoding coenzyme F420-reducing hydrogenase, FrhD protein — protein sequence MPYDAENIIVGCGNVLFEDDGFGPAVIEALQEYSKENELPESTMLVDAGTGAPHFIFTLPHDIWKKMIVVDIVDFGAEPGTLRIFSVDELPEGAYENVHSWPVSQPLHDLSKQVEVIVIGCQPESVSAPDVKLGLTKSVEDAIPVAIKMILKEIGV from the coding sequence ATGCCATACGATGCGGAGAATATAATTGTTGGCTGTGGAAACGTCCTGTTCGAAGATGACGGATTTGGACCAGCAGTGATAGAGGCTTTACAAGAGTATTCCAAAGAAAACGAACTTCCAGAAAGTACAATGTTAGTAGATGCAGGAACCGGTGCTCCCCACTTTATATTTACACTTCCCCATGACATATGGAAGAAAATGATAGTTGTGGATATTGTGGATTTTGGAGCAGAACCTGGAACCCTTCGAATATTCAGCGTAGATGAATTGCCTGAAGGAGCTTATGAGAATGTACATTCATGGCCAGTAAGTCAGCCTTTGCATGACTTAAGTAAACAAGTTGAAGTTATAGTGATTGGATGCCAGCCAGAATCTGTCTCTGCCCCCGATGTAAAATTGGGATTAACCAAAAGTGTGGAAGATGCTATTCCCGTAGCCATTAAAATGATTTTAAAAGAAATAGGGGTTTAG